A single window of Bos taurus isolate L1 Dominette 01449 registration number 42190680 breed Hereford unplaced genomic scaffold, ARS-UCD2.0 Leftover_ScbfJmS_935, whole genome shotgun sequence DNA harbors:
- the LOC100848430 gene encoding uncharacterized protein, with product MPIFASWQMSLELALEEVVAVDPSSSTYHRQPIRVFPALTAVSSASVLVGRSVGHPLTVPVVGPTPATRRLLFPVQPTSLLSHPHPAVPLPTASPQRNAQPGGRHLPHRHHCRTITVWHVSPAMSATEEHDWIPGGQERAGGGAGRDPSLLGVQASACEGTEGVEEATALLASLEVSRALPGEQGLPQAAVEEECGREPLEESEMEEDVEMQEDKEESEIDFELEDVEEEEHLSGEGEEEEDENEQEGAAVVAGLGFCMDTFGPLFQGHLDSFLRNFRNNRHVLFWPHADRLMARGCSQPPSDAGEGPVPPQEQEDLGEGGRVLQGLDSAAGFKLGYFPCQLLTPMSASFCPNDEGEDQYENTDEEEEDGNEKPEGL from the exons ATGCCAATCTTTGCCTCCTGGCAAATGAGCTTAGAGCTGGCGCTGGAGGAAGTGGTCGCGGTTGACCCTTCCAGCTCCACCTACCATCGCCagcccatcagggtctttcccgcCTTGACTGCGGTCAGCTCAGCTTCGGTCTTGGTGGGCCGGTCTGTGGGCCACCCCCTCACCGTTCCTGTTGTGGGGCCTACACCAGCAACTCGCAGACTCCTGTTCCCTGTGCAGCCGACGTCTCTgctttcccacccccaccctgcggTTCCACTGCCAACAGCGTCTCCTCAGCGCAACGCTCAGCCCGGCGGCCGCCATCTTCCCCACAGACATCACTGCAGGACGATCACTGTCTGGCACGTCTCTCCTGCCATGTCTGCCACAGAGGAGCACGACTGGATCCCAGGTGGCCAGGAGAGAGCTGGTGGTGGGGCGGGCCGCGACCCCAGTCTCCTTGGGGTCCAAGCATCTGCTTGCGAGGGGACGGAAGGAGTCGAGGAGGCCACGGCTCTTCTGGCTTCCTTGGAGGTCTCCAGAGCCCTTCCCGGGGAGCAGGGTTTGCCACAGGCCGCAGTGGAAGAGGAATGTGGTAGAGAGCCGTTAGAGGAGTCGGAGATGGAGGAAGATGTAGAGATGCAGGAGGACAAGGAAGAGAGTGAGATCGATTTCGAGTTGGAGGacgtggaggaggaggagcacctGTCTGGAGAGGGCGAGGAAGAGGAGGACGAGAATGAGCAGGAGGGTGCGGCAGTGGTTGCAGGCCTTGGATTCTGCATGGATACGTTTGGGCCCCTGTTCCAGGGTCACCTCGACTCCTTTCTACGCAATTTCCGTAACAACAGACATGTCCTGTTCTGGCCTCACGCTGACCGCCTGATGGCCAGGGGCTGCTCCCAGCCACCCTCGGACGCTGGAGAAGGTCCGGTGCCTCCTCAGGAGCAGGAAGacctgggagagggaggcagagtctTGCAGG gcctagactctgctgctggttttaagttgggATATTTTCCCTGCCAACTTTTGACCCCAATGTCTGCATCATTCTGCCCTAATGATGAGGGTGAGGATCAGTATGAAAACACtgatgaagaggaagaggatggaAATGAAAAACCTGAAGGACTCTAA